In Hirundo rustica isolate bHirRus1 chromosome 4, bHirRus1.pri.v3, whole genome shotgun sequence, a genomic segment contains:
- the PDE6H gene encoding retinal cone rhodopsin-sensitive cGMP 3',5'-cyclic phosphodiesterase subunit gamma translates to MSETPAANLNTGDAPAGPATPRKGPPKFKQRQTRQFKSKPPKKGVRGFGDDIPGMEGLGTDITVICPWEAFSHLELHELAQFGII, encoded by the exons ATGAGCGAAACCCCAGCTGCTAACCTCAACACTGGAGATGCTCCAGCTGGTCCCGCCACACCGCGCAAGGGGCCTCCCAAGTTCAAGCAGAGACAGACGAGGCAGTTCAAGAGCaagccccccaaaaaaggagTAAGAGG GTTTGGAGATGACATTCCAGGCATggaggggctgggcacag ATATTACCGTGATTTGCCCATGGGAAGCTTTCAGCCATCTGGAACTTCATGAGCTGGCCCAGTTTGGGATCATCTAA